The segment CTCTATGATGAAGGGCGTACAATTATCCTCGTTACTCATGAACCTGAAATTGCAACCTATGCAAGTCGTAATGTAGTATTGCGTGATGGTTTGATTGTAGAGGATTCTCAAAATCTTAATATGACGCCTGTACAGGAGGTGCCACATGTATAAAGAGAGTTTCTTAATGGCATGGGCATCCCTCATTGCTAATAAAATGCGTTCCATTTTAACCATGTTAGGCATCATCATCGGTGTAGCTGCCGTAATTGCCTTAGTATCTATTGGTAATGGTGTAAAGCAAGATATTCAAAACTCCATCTCTAGCTTAGGATCTAATCTATTGATGGTTATGCCTGGTGCACCGCGCACACCAGGGGTTCGACCTTCTGCAGGTTCTATGAAGTCTTTAAAGGTTTCTGATTACGAAGCGATTTCAAAATTGGATGGTGTAAGAGCTGCCAGTCCGATGACAAATGGTTCGTATGTAGTAATTTATCAAAATAAAAACTGGACCACTTCTGTATCTGGTGTTAGTTATAATTATTTAGATGTAAACAATTGGTCTATGAAATCTGGTCGCTTCTTATCTGAAAAGAATGTACAGAATCGTGAACGTGTGGCAGTAGTAGGTAAAACAGTTGTTAAAAATCTATTTGGTGATGAAGATCCAGTAGGTGCAGAAATTCGTGTTAAAAATATTCCGTTCCGTATCATTGGTGTCCTTAATAGTAAGGGCAGTGGTGCTATGGGTAATGACCAAGATGATATGGTTATTATCCCGTATACTACAGCCATGGAACGGGTAGAAGGTGTTGATTATCTTCGAATGATCTACGTAGTAGGTAAGGATGAAAACGGTATCGATCGATTACAATCCGATATTGAAAACCTGTTGCGCGTACGTCATGGAATCAAGGATACTAATCTAGATGATTTCAATATTCAGAACATGAACTCCATCATGGAAACTATGGAGGAAACTACAGGAACATTAACATTATTCCTTGGCGCCGTAGCTGCTATCTCTCTCGTTGTTGGTGGTATCGGCATTATGAATATTATGCTCGTATCAGTAACAGAACGGACAAGAGAAATTGGGGTGCGTAAGGCTTTAGGTGCAACTTATAGTGTTATCGTTACACAGTTCCTTATCGAGGCTGTTGTTATCAGTCTGATGGGGGGCATCATAGGTATTGCACTCGGTATAGGGGCCTCTAAGTTAATTGGTATGGCTTCAGGCATGAGTACAGTTATATCTATACCAACTATTGTAATGTCTTTTGCCTTCTCTATGGCAATTGGTTTGATCTTTGGTATTTATCCAGCTCGCAAGGCGGCAAAACTTAATCCAATTGATGCATTACATTATGAATAGTCTTGAATTGTAAGTGTGTATTTTAAGAACATACTAATAAATAGATAGAGTTATTCGCATATGGTGCGTTGCATGATACAATATGTATGATGTAACGCACCATTTTTATATGCTTGTATGTAATTTGTGCTATATACATATGAAAATTTCATGCAAGCAATTTGTAATAAACGGGGTATGTAGATTACCTAATCTACGGGTAAGTATATTGAATGGAGAACCTTATGGCTACAACATTGTTAGAATATTTCAACGAATTACGAAATCAGAATCCATTTTCTTGGGTAAAAGATTCTGAAATTACAGCAGTTGAACCAGGTCATGCAGAAATGACCTTACAAACAAATGATACAGAGTATTGTAATTTCCGAGGAGACTTGCATGGCGCTGTTTGTATTGGTTTAGCAGATAGTGTAATGGGGACCGCTTGTTTCACATTGGGCAAATCTGTTAGCACTATTGATCTTAATGGTAACTATGTAAAAGCTGTTAAGGGTGGTACTGTATTGCGTGGTGTAGCCAATGTAGAGCATAATGGTAAAACGACTATGGTTGCTACAGCACGTATCTATAATGAATTAGGTGAACTTGTTCACTTGGCACGTGGTACATTTTTTGTACTAGAAGAGAAGTCATTACCTGAATTACCATGGCGTTTTATTGAAGAAGACAACCCTGATTTGGTATAATATAGTTTGGACTTTTAAATATAGGAGGATGCTTTAATGGAACAAGAATTACAACGTCTTAAGGCAGAAGCCCTTGAGGCTATCAAAGGCGCTGCTGATCAACAAGCGTTGCAAGATATACGTGTAAAATATCTAGGTAAAAAAGGTGAGGTAACAGCATTACTAAAAGGTCTTGGTAAATTATCTCCTGAAGAACGCCCTAAGGCTGGTGCTCTTGTTAATGCGGTTCGTGAAGCATTAGAGGCTGAAATTGATGCCGTTAAAACTCGTATGGAAACAGAAGAGTTAAATGCTCGCTTAGAACAAGAACGCATCGATATTACATTGCCAGGTCGTGCACAAAAAGCTGGTCATATTCATCCATTAACTAAGGTTAATGAAATGATTGAGGACTTCTTCATGAAAATGGGGTATACCGTTGAAGAGGGGCCAGAAATTGAACAGGATTACTTTAACTTCGAATGCTTAAACTTGCCTAAAGACCATCCTGCACGTGATATGCAAGATTCCTTCTATATTACAGAAAACTTCTTATTGCGTACGCATACATCTCCAGTACAAGCTCGTACAATGCAACGTCATGAGCCTAATAGCCCAATCCGTATGATTGCGCCTGGTAAGGTTTATCGTTGGGATTATGATGCAACACATTCCCCAGTATTCCATCAAGTGGAAGGTCTCATCATCGATGAGCATATTACATTTGCTGATTTGAAAGGCACATTAGAGTCCTTCTTGCGTCATATGTATGGGGATGAAACAAAAGTACGTTTCCGTACAAGCTTCTTCCCATTTACAGAACCATCTGCAGAAGTAGATATTTCCTGTGTAATGTGTGGTGGTGAAGGTTGCCGTGTATGTTCTCATACAGGTTGGCTTGAAATCTTAGGATGCGGTATGGTTCATCCTGATGTATTGCGTATTAATGGGTACGATCCTGAAAAGGTTAAAGGCTTTGCCTTTGGTATGGGCGTAGAACGTATTGCTATGCTTTTATATGGCATTAATGATTTACGTCTATTCTTTGAAGATGATGTACGATTCTTGGAACAATTTTAGGAGGAACTCATGAAAGCAAGTTTACAGTGGATGAACGAATACGTGCCTGTGGATATGAATCGTCCTGCTCAAGAATTGGCCGATGAATTAACACAAGCAGGGATTCCTGTAGAAGATGTCATTGCTATGGATAATGGCATTAAGAAAATTTATACTGGTAAAATCGTAGAAATCACGAAACATCCAGATGCAGATAAATTACAAGTATGTCAAGTTGAATGCCTTACTGAAGAAGGTGAGCCTGTTACAAAACAAA is part of the Veillonella nakazawae genome and harbors:
- a CDS encoding ABC transporter permease gives rise to the protein MYKESFLMAWASLIANKMRSILTMLGIIIGVAAVIALVSIGNGVKQDIQNSISSLGSNLLMVMPGAPRTPGVRPSAGSMKSLKVSDYEAISKLDGVRAASPMTNGSYVVIYQNKNWTTSVSGVSYNYLDVNNWSMKSGRFLSEKNVQNRERVAVVGKTVVKNLFGDEDPVGAEIRVKNIPFRIIGVLNSKGSGAMGNDQDDMVIIPYTTAMERVEGVDYLRMIYVVGKDENGIDRLQSDIENLLRVRHGIKDTNLDDFNIQNMNSIMETMEETTGTLTLFLGAVAAISLVVGGIGIMNIMLVSVTERTREIGVRKALGATYSVIVTQFLIEAVVISLMGGIIGIALGIGASKLIGMASGMSTVISIPTIVMSFAFSMAIGLIFGIYPARKAAKLNPIDALHYE
- a CDS encoding PaaI family thioesterase, yielding MATTLLEYFNELRNQNPFSWVKDSEITAVEPGHAEMTLQTNDTEYCNFRGDLHGAVCIGLADSVMGTACFTLGKSVSTIDLNGNYVKAVKGGTVLRGVANVEHNGKTTMVATARIYNELGELVHLARGTFFVLEEKSLPELPWRFIEEDNPDLV
- the pheS gene encoding phenylalanine--tRNA ligase subunit alpha, with product MEQELQRLKAEALEAIKGAADQQALQDIRVKYLGKKGEVTALLKGLGKLSPEERPKAGALVNAVREALEAEIDAVKTRMETEELNARLEQERIDITLPGRAQKAGHIHPLTKVNEMIEDFFMKMGYTVEEGPEIEQDYFNFECLNLPKDHPARDMQDSFYITENFLLRTHTSPVQARTMQRHEPNSPIRMIAPGKVYRWDYDATHSPVFHQVEGLIIDEHITFADLKGTLESFLRHMYGDETKVRFRTSFFPFTEPSAEVDISCVMCGGEGCRVCSHTGWLEILGCGMVHPDVLRINGYDPEKVKGFAFGMGVERIAMLLYGINDLRLFFEDDVRFLEQF